The following DNA comes from Miscanthus floridulus cultivar M001 chromosome 5, ASM1932011v1, whole genome shotgun sequence.
ctaccttgcattttgacatatccattgcattcatcttctTCGATGCACCGTGTGCATAATCACTtatgcgcattgcatcatacaggatcgcaaaccgagaatccagtcgtcatacccgaggagcccgaggagcagctcgaggtgcagccgcaggaagtgccagaagccgacgaggaggacgttgaggaattcccagagtgccccgatcaccgtccgagctccttcgagagaggcaagccccggagcatttttctcccggtttgcaattatttaattaaatgctttactttaattgatgcattacgttcaggagttgtttgcaactgttgctgcattataccttgtttacctttgttatactatatccttgttaccctggtatccgcagtcgagtcaatgcttagctggcttagaccggtagaagtcgggtgatttcctgtcacctgcgagctataggtggttacctggatctgcttgaatGACTATAAAgttatggtataactaagtgttaaatgaagttgagaccggacggagacttgcagagttttggactgtagtgtttccgtctgtgtcgattaaggaccgaccgttgttgggcctcaagtcatgttgaacgcatgccttatatttagctggccggataaagtaccttccgaccgcgaagctgggaaatttttcgggccgagtagattgcccgcaacgcactgtgccggagcaggtgtggtaggacacgggggcaggatgataagaccaaagtgcagtcggtcggcccccgggtacatgtggttcctggcaaactcgagattcctggaaagttgactcggtgaccaatatctcactttagcgggtgagtgaggtttgtgtaaggaataaatcaccagctagttaggaatcgattcgaattgccatcgctcctggatagtgagcacttgacttgagttacttcatcgtagtaaatgtttatggaacacttggacagttttaatgaatatgacagtatggaagttatttaatgatcgttggttatcattatctgcttaatcacatgttcactctagtataggtgcaaatctagtcgacaggttaataataattaacttgacaaaaatgcttttctaaaggttctcgaaatgctaaaaatgcttctttttgcaaatgagtcagctaccctactataaagcccttcataatccttggtgtcatttatttttggttatgtcgggtaagtctagctgagtaccttctcgtactcagggttttattcccacttgttgcagatgggcagatgtattacggctactatatcaactgtctttatcctacgatgggtgatgcttaggaccatgggcatggtcattccttatgtctcatctgatgcttttgttggagatgatcattcgctggcactatatttaaactccgcgtgagtgtgtgtgtggtttgaacaaatgactttcgCTACTTTATTCgaattggtttgtaataactatgtttaaactctgatgtatctgtgatgcggACTTTTATGTAagttgtgatggtgaccgctaaacttattacgatcatggctgggacacgagttggtttgaaatccttcgtgatttcacggactactgggttatacgggcttaagtttgttcaatcatctgctctggtggatgattttcttacttaattttgtataattggtcggttctattacagtctATCCATTTGACTGGGGATGGTAGGTTGTACTAAAATGGAGGTCCACTTTGTACAGTTTAAATAGAGTTGTCCAGAAATGGCTGAGGAACACTGTATCTCTGTTAGATACAATGGTTTTTGGCAAACCATGCAATTTAACTACATTGTCCATAAATGATTGAGCAATAGAACTTGCCGTATATGGATGTCTAATGGGTATGAAGTGAGCATATTTAGCGAATATGTCCACCACTACCAAGATAACACTGAAACCCTCAGATTTATGCAAACCTTCAATGAAGTCCATAGAAAGGTCTTGCCAGATGCCATCAAGAATTGGGAGAGGTTGCAAGAGACCTAGAGGATGGTGGTGGACATGCTTAGACTGTTGGCAGATAGCACACTGTTTCACAAAATCCTCCACTTGGTGCTTCATCCCTTTCCAGGCAAAATGTTTTTTTAGTTTGTAGTATGTAGCAGCAACACCtaaatgccccccccccccccaatggcACTAGAATGGCAGACAGCAATGAGCTTAGTTTGCAGAGCAGAGTTGTTACCAATCCAGACTTGAACTTGATGTTTAATGAGTCCCTTTTCCAAACTATATCCATTTTCATCTGGACTGCTAATGGCTAATTTTTGAAGCAAGTCTTGAGCCTTTGAGTCAGTTGTATATGAGTTGAGCACCTCTTGTAACCATGCTGGTTGGACTGAGGATACCGCTTGTATTGCTAAGAGGTGAGCCATTCTTGACAGAgcatcagcagcagcattatCCTTACCCTGCCTGTATATGATCTTGAAATAGAGACCCATGAGTCTAGTCATAGCCTTCCTCTGCATCTCAGAATGCAGGTTTTGCTCCTTGAGGTATGTCAGGGACTTATGGTCGGTTAAGATGATAAATTCATTTCTCTCCAAATAGTGCCTCCATTTTTCAACAGCCATAATGAGAGCTAAAAATTCCTTCTCATATATGGAGAGACCCTTATGTTTTTTCCCCCAAGGCTTTGCTCAAATATGCTACTGGTTTGCCCTTTTGCATCAGAACAGCCCCAATGCCATCTTGACAGGCATCTATCTCTATAGTGAAAGTATCCTAGAAATTAGGTAATTGGAGGACTGGAGTTGTAGTCATCACTTGTTTCACTGTTTCAAAAGCCTTTTGTGCTGTTTCAGTCCATGTGAACTGTTTTAACCTCAGAATACTGGTTAGGGGTTTAGTGATCAAACCATAGTGTTTCACAAACCGCCTATAGTATCCAGTTAACCCCAGGAATCCTCTTAGCTCAGTAAAGTCTGTAGGGGCTGGCCACTTAAGCATATCTGCAATTTTGCTCTGATCTATAGAGACTCCCTTATTAGAGATAATATGGCCTAAGTACTCCAAACTTGATTGAGCAAAAGAACACTTGCTGTTTTTCACATAGAACTGGTTCTTTCTCAGCTGCTCAAAGACTAAGTCCATGTGATGAATATGATCCTCCATAGTGGGGCTGTAGATGAGGATGTCATCTAAAAATACTAGGACAAATCTTTTGAGGAAGGGTTGGAGGATATGGTTCATGATGCATTGGAATGTAGCAGGTGCACTGGTAAGACCAAATGGCATCACTTTGTACTGATAATGCCCTTGATGAGTTTTAAATGCAGTCTTGTGCTCATCCTGTGGCTGCATTCTCACCTAATGATAGCCAGCCTTCAAATCCAACTTGGTAAAATATTTGGAGCCTGATAATTCATCCAGAATTTCCTCAATCACAGGCATTGGAAAACGATTCTTGATGGTTAGATCATTGAGTTTCCTGTAATCCACACATAGCCTCCAGGAACCATCCTTCTTTTTTACCAATAAAACAGGGGAAGCAAAAGGACTGTTGCTATGAGTAATCAGCCCCACTTGTAACAGTTCCTATACCTGTCTCTCTATTTCAGACTTATGAAATGGAGAATAATGGTAAGGTTTAGAGTTGACAGGTATGGCAGTAGGCAACAAAGGTATTGTGTGATCATGTATCCTATGGGGTGGTAGAACTTTAGGGTCAGTAAAAACATCTTTGTATTTGGCAAGTAGCAGTTTGAGTTGATCAGACTTAGTGGAAGAAATAATGTTTGGAGGATTGAGTGTGTCTTTGTGTTGATCCACTAGAACATACGCCCACACATCATTGCCTTTTGCTGAATTAAAGACCTTTGTTGCTGAGATAGCAGTTAGGGATAAGGGTGACTGTTGCAGACCCTACAAATGCACTGTTCTATCACCTTTAGAGAATTCCAGTGTCTTAGTTTGCCAATCATAATTCATTGGGCTATGAGCAGTGAGCCAATCAAACTCTAAAATGGTGTCATAGGGGTGCATATCCAATACTATCATGTCAATGTACAAGGTGGAACCTTTGGCAAAACCAGGGTAGCTTACAAACCTTGCTGTTAGTCATAATCACCTAACCATTTGCTAACTTCACTTGTCTAGCAGGAATAGGTACCACAAGCAACTGAGCCAATTGAACAAAATGGGAGCTTATAAAGCTGTGGGTGCTGCCACTATCAACAAGAATCAACATGGTCTTGTCTTTCACTCTTGCTTTTAGCTTGATACAGTCAACACTATCAGTCCCTGAGAGAGCATTGAGAGACAATTTACCAAAGTTGTCCTGTAGTACATCTTCTACAGCCAAATCATTAAGGACCTCATCTGACAGTTCCCTGTCCAGGTCATTGAGGACTAAGGCATTGACTTGTGGCCTGTTTCTTTTGTACATACTTCTATATGTCCTGGAACATACTTTTCTCCACAGCTATAGCAAAGACCATTTGCTTTCCTATAATCTTTGAGTTGCCTATCACGCCAGAGAGAAGGAGCTTGTGGCTATGGTTTGATATCTTGTCTCTGTGGCTGGTAAGTTCTTTGTTGATAATGATGTTTGGTTTGCTTAGCCTTAGCTCTCTCAAGTACcccttgctgaatcttggctatgATTGACGCCTTGAGCACTGTTGTAGGCATTTGGGCTTCTATTGTACCCCTGAGCTCGTCCTTAAGACCCCTCATGTATTGCGTAGTATAGAATATATCATCATATTGAGAATTGTGCATGTTGACTTGATATTGCAGGGACTGGAACTGTGTGGTGTATTCTTCCACTTGGCCTTGCTGCCTGAGCTCCAAACGATCATTCAGAGCTGATCTGAAATCATCTGACCCAAACTCCTCTTCCACCACTGAGCAGAAATGGCTCCAGTTCTTGAAGGTATGATTCTGCTTATAAGCTTGATACCATTTAGTTGCATTCCCTTCCAAATGGATGCGGGCAGCAGTCACCCACATTCCTTCAGGCAACTTATAGAGGTCAAAATAGCTCTCACAGTTGTCTTTCTAAATCTTTGGGTCAGTTCCGTCAAATTTGGGGAATTGCATCTTAGGCATTGAGTGGTTGGGTAATTTAGGATCTTTGTCATCCTTGTGCTTTGGTTGCTTTGGTGGTGGTTTTTGATGTTTGGAAGGACCAACCTCTGGTGGTGGTTTCTAATGTTTGGAAGGACCAACCTCTGGTGGTGGTTTCTTGGAAGCAAAGATATTCTCCAAAGCCTGATGGTCACTGTCCTCTGAGGTGATAGATGTGAACTCCCCATCTCTGTACATCTCTCCTTGATCAAATTGTTGCAATGTCAGTTGGGCTACAACTGCCCCATTGGCTTTCACCTGCTGAGCAATAAGATGTTGTTCACTGGTGTACTCATCCATGACAGCAGCCTGAATATCCATTTGTTGCTTCATCTGAGTCTGGGTGGCACCAATCTCGTTGACTCGTGTGACCAACATATCAAACTGGTCCATGACCCTCTCCATGAAATTCTGCTCCTCGTCAGACTTCCTGGACATGGCGTCCAACAGCAGAGATGTCTGCTTAGATGGCTTGACTGGAGCCACAGTGATCACAATTCAAGAAGACCGTGCGCGAGCAACTGGTTTGGATGATTCCTCCTAAACCGTTGCTAGGCACTACACCACCGCCTGAGAGTGAGGCTGAGCCTTGGAATTTTACACGAGGACATGCCTCGAAACCTGAGCCCAAGGACACTCTCCCGCCAACACCACCGCACCAATTTGACCTTAAGCAACGCCGGAATTTTACGTGAGGACACCACCCCACAACCCTTGTTGTATACTCAAACTTGCCAAAGTGATCAGATGGAACAGAATAGATGCTGCCCCCACGGTTCACGCCGCCGAACCCAAGGTGTCGATGTAGTCCCCCACTTGAATGATTAGCCGAAGAAGGTGACAGATCTTGACTAGGATTATGTATAGATTTGGTGGAAGGTGTTGTTTACGGCTAGTGGTGACCCAATCAACCAAAAGAGGGACCTCTGGGTACTTTGGTCGAACACCTCTGAGGCGTGACCCAAGCAGAGCCTGCCCACTGGATTTTTACAGATTGTGATCGACACACAAGCTGTAGAACAGAAACCCGGTGGTATGGGGACAGAGAGGTATAGTGGATCTGCGCTAGATGGCTGGATTGATGGATGGTCGGATGGATCTGTCACCTGAAACCGATCGGAGATAGCTAGCGAAGAGCCGATAATTGACGCTGATGATGAGCGGTGAAGCTCCGCACCCACGCCAAGGATAGTCGAATCCGATACCACTTGTCACACCCTTGGCCGTCGACGAGGGATCGCCGCCGACGTGAGCACGAACGCAGCGGATATACGGAACGAGGTCGCCGGCAGGGCAAGCCCTCTGCCTTGGCGAGTTTCAGTTTTACTGAATACGAGTTCGGTCGTTCTTACAGAAGGGATCGGGGTGTTTTATTCCCCTTACAAGTCTGACCACTCGGGTCCACAAAACAACGACACACATGTAAAACAGTTATTATAAATACGTAAACGTAGATATGAAGACGCCTTCTTCTTCCAACGACTCTTCTCCCTGTTCATTGTCTAGCACCTCTTCAGATAGCGTCTCCAGGCGCGACAAAGAGGAAGAGACCGCGAGCTGAGCAGCCAGCGAGGATGCGGGCTCTGGCGGTTCCGCCGCCATGGCGTGGCGGCGAGAGGCCGACGGAGACGACAGGTTTAGGGCCTCAGATAAACAAGTTAATGCTCATGAAATACCTGCAAGTAGCAATTGTCTGATGCCGTCTGCTGCTTCAGACAGCGCTGTAGTTCCACAAGATTGTACCAAAAAGGGAGCCAAATGTTTAATTAACATGAGCCTTAACTTGTTTATAAAAGGACAATTGCTACTTGCTTTGTTTAACCGAGGCCAGGAAGAAGGGGAAAAAACATGAAAAAGCAACAGACGATGCTGAAGCAAGGAAATTGGCAGCTGCCAAACATGTATTCTCAGATATTCAGTTGGTCAACAGAAGCACCACGATGATCTACATGTATTCTCAGATACTCAGTTGGCAACAGAAGCACCACGATGATCTCATCAGAACCGTGTACAAAAGGTATATACAACATAACATTATTAAAAAAAACGGAGTTGATTCCAGTACAGCGGTCCCTCGGTTCTACAGCCATACAAAATCCTACACTTCATCTATTTTAGCACTGCCGCAAGAGGCACTGCAGACATTCAACCATCATCACCACTTGCACGCCTGCCTCTGGATCTTGGAGTTCATGGTGCCCTTACCCTTGTCCTTGTAGGCGTTCCTGGATGACACTGGCCTTGTCCGCCCATGGGCAGCTGCTATTGCCTTTTTCCTTTGCTTGTTCAATTGTTTCGTGAGCTCAGCGTCTTCTTCCTCATCAGCATCCTCTGACGAGTCATCATCATTATGGCCATCTTCCTGGGACCCAGATTGAAGCAGTTTCATAGCCTCTCCATTGCCACCTGAGGGAGGACTTTCCAATCTGTTCTCACCGCTACAACTTGTTCCATGCTGCACAGTGAAAaaaattgtaagaaaaatggcatCAAAAGTTTGCTTATTCAGTCTGATGCTGATGGATAGATGACTAACCTCTTCAGAAAAAGTTCCAGGCACATCTGAATCCCTTGAGGCAAGATTACAATCAGGCTCATTAGAACCGTCCTGAGAGACAGCCAAAATACACTTCAATAACAGTAACTTCTAACTAGAGACTAGCCTGACTACCGGTACAGTCTGCACATATCCAAATTAACTTGCTAGGCAGAGTACCTGTTGGTCTATCTTCAAGGAAACCAAAGGCACAGCATCACCGACCTCGTCATCGTcaccgtcatcatcatcatctgagcTGGAATCATGTCCTTCAGCATCTTCTTCAATGTACTGTATGAaagtttgccaaaaaaaaaagcaGTATTGGAGAACTAAGCTGGAAAACAATCTACGAATGTATGCTTGAATAACAAATTTGAAGAAACATCTGGCCTACCTTCTCCATCTCCACTTGCTCTTTTCTGGTAAATCCACTGGCAGCTAGTTCCTTGTCCAAGGAACCAGCAGCCTTTTTCACCGACAAAAAGGAAGGCCTGCTATtcccttcatcatcactttcagaTCCAGGTTGTTCTTCATTTTTCTCTGACGTCAGATTGAACCTAACAGGAAGAAAAGAAATCCCAATTAAGAAAAAGATTCTACCGAATTAGGATTATTTGAAGCTTTCTTGCATATACTATAAACCTTTTGTTAAAGAACTTGTAGATacactcaatgtcacggtcaaaAAACCTGCAAAGgcaaaattcattttttttaaaaaaaaatacaagaCACTGCCACATTAGTTATCTGAGTAAGCTACATACATTTGGGCATTATGATGAGAAACAGACACCATCTGTGGAAAGTCAATAACCGTAATGTTTTCATCGTCATCAATCTGCATGACATTGGTATCAATGAATTTGACACcaacataaaaaaaatattatcatATGTAGTATCATTAtattactatatcacaaaactaAGTGCTGGCAAGCTGCAACTAGAAATTATTCGAACAAACAGAtccagttcatgtgtttgccaCAAAAAAGGTCTTGTTCCATAATATCTTATCCAGATAAGTTTTACTTCTACGAAGGATTTAAAACTCATAaatcaacacaaacaaggaaaggAAAAAGGAAGAGATACCATGATATTGAACTCATTAAAGTCACAATGTATCAGTCCATGCTCTGCCAAACGAACTATAAGACCAAGAATTGTGTCAAAAACATCATCTGGATTTTGTAACTCTTTCACTTGAACACTACAGAGCATAAAGCACCTTGTATCAGGATCTGCTTGACAGAATATACTATTCAACTAATATGAATCCACAGTTGACAGATATATGCTTACAGAGGATATCCCTGCACAAGTGACATGATCACACAGTGCCGATTGCAATCCACAGCAGTTGGAACAGGGAAACCATGGTCCCCTAAAGCCTGGAGATATAAGCAGTCAAGGATCAACCaaacaaaaaggaaaatgaaAAGATCACATAGCTCAGATATACTTAAAATAAATAGAATGAGAAAAAAAAAGACCTTCATAAAGGCAAATTCCTTCAAGGCTGCAAGTCGTGAGAGGTATAGCCAGTTAAAGCTCCTTCGGTGCCTTAGATAGTCACGTTTAGATTTCACAGCCCTAAAAGATGTCCTGCCCAACCTATGAAGCTTCATGGCGAGTACTGTGCCATCCTCTGTGGCAACCTCAAATATATCTGCATATCACAGAGATATTAGAAACAACTTCATGTGCCTTTGCCACATTACTTATAAAACAAAAGAACACACACTATGAACACAACATACCAGACTCCTTTCCAACACCGATCTGACGGCCAACTGAAGCAAAAACTCCTCGATTAACTAAAGTCTTGATGGCAAGGAAGTCATATCCTAGATAGGTGAGCCGATATCCGTCATCTGTATGGAACAAAACCG
Coding sequences within:
- the LOC136454071 gene encoding serine/threonine-protein kinase rio2-like, whose protein sequence is MKLDVNALRYLSKDDFRVLTAVEMGMRNHEIVPAELVDRIAGLKHGGTYKVLRNLLKNKLVHHDATKYDGYRLTYLGYDFLAIKTLVNRGVFASVGRQIGVGKESDIFEVATEDGTVLAMKLHRLGRTSFRAVKSKRDYLRHRRSFNWLYLSRLAALKEFAFMKALGDHGFPVPTAVDCNRHCVIMSLVQGYPLVQVKELQNPDDVFDTILGLIVRLAEHGLIHCDFNEFNIMIDDDENITVIDFPQMVSVSHHNAQMFFDRDIECIYKFFNKRFNLTSEKNEEQPGSESDDEGNSRPSFLSVKKAAGSLDKELAASGFTRKEQVEMEKYIEEDAEGHDSSSDDDDDGDDDEVGDAVPLVSLKIDQQDGSNEPDCNLASRDSDVPGTFSEEHGTSCSGENRLESPPSGGNGEAMKLLQSGSQEDGHNDDDSSEDADEEEDAELTKQLNKQRKKAIAAAHGRTRPVSSRNAYKDKGKGTMNSKIQRQACKW